One Nicotiana tomentosiformis chromosome 1, ASM39032v3, whole genome shotgun sequence genomic window, GTATTTCGTCCTAAGtcgtttgggggggggggtattTCATAAGCCGAGTTAATAAGTTTTTCGTCGCTCTTGAACCATTTCTGTTCAACCCGTTTTGAAAAGCGGCTACTACCATTCCTTCTGATACATTGGGCAAAGTCATTCTCACTCGGTTGAAACGGGCAAGGAAGTCCTTTAGTCCTTCTCCCGGGGACTGTTTGATATCAAAGATATCATTCACTCTtgcctcggccttcttggccccGACATGGGCCTTCACGAACTTAACGGCCATTTCCTCGAAGGTTTTAATGGAACGAGCTGGTAGTTGTGAGTACCAGGTTAGTGCCCCTCCCTTGAGGGTTttgccaaatttcttcagcagaatggaggatacttgttctttggcgaggtcattgcctttcacaGCAGTAACATAGTGAGTCACATGATCCTCGGGGTCGGTCGTGCCATCGTATATTTTCAGGTAAGGCGGCATTTTGAAAGTCTTCGGTATAGCATGTGGAGCATCACTATCACTGTACGACTGCTCGACGAAACGACCGGCATCTCTCTTCGGCAATAACTTAGGAGCGTccggtattttatcgacccttttttggtgctctctcatttggtcccgaagtgtcttgttctcattttccatttccttCATCCTTTTCAGAATGGTTATGAGAGCGTCATCGCCTACATTATTAACAACATTGTGAGTGATACCTGTTGTCGCGAGTGGGGGGGGAGGTTGATCATGTTGCTCGTTCACTGGTGGCGCAACACAGGTTCTCGCATTTTCTACGGCCGCATCCTGAACGGGTTTATGGAGGACGTTGGTCAGTATATCAGTCAGTCAGGCTTCAAGGAGTTTCTTTATCGCTGGCGGTGTCTCCTCTCCCACATATGTTGAGGCTGTCTTGCCAAGGGATTTTGTGATGCTGCGGTGGGGAGGGGGTGATCCGCCTCGCCTAGAGGAGGCGTTGGGCGTTGTGTCCTTGTCCACTGCTTCAGAGCTTTCGTGGATGATgtccatgaggttggttgggaggtcactcattattctcattctttCTTCTATGTTACCTGCCACGTTAGATCTGTGCATGCAGAGAGAAAAAAGGTTCTCTTTTTTTTTGCGTCAGTCAGTGTTGGTTGTAGatttagaagaaactaaaaaacTTAGCTAGAAgatccccacagacggcgccaaattatttgacccaaaaatataatttccggctaaactattaaatttatataatgaGGGATTAGatctagttaaggataataactctagatgtTAAGCACAAAGACGTATATTAGATGGGACAAATTCTGTATATGGTtggtaagggtggcaagtgggccggacccggtcctaagtgggtcggtcctatgcggtccggtcctaaacggtcccgggcttcacgggcttattgctggaaccggctcgggaccgggaccacgaactaacagtcccgggttaagtgggccggccCCAGGCCTAAGTGGCCCTAAACGGGCCCACcagatattttttatttttaatttttttttttacagaagttagagaaaataataataataaagatatataagctatattcgatttatatactatatatacatcttaaaaaatatatatatatatactatattatatatacatagtatataagccatattcgatagtatacatcttaaaatatactatatatacatcttaagatatattatatatatacatgtatatccaatatactatactatatatatatatatatatatatatatatatatatatatatatatatatatatatactatatatatatttaatatatatactatacaatatatcttaagatgtatatatagtatagtatagtatatatataagcttatatatcttatgagatgtatatatagtatagactatagtatagtataaatataatatatatatatatatatatatatatatatatactatactatactatattatattatatgtatagcttaagatatataaaaagacaaaaatattgtaaagagatattcaaatcaatgcgttatatttttattatagcattaaaaatcatggcaatatctttcttagtattcctcccccctatggaatgagcacaacaaggtgataataccaccattgagaataaaaagaaactaatcaatatgtgccaaaatacaagttacatattaatttacatggtatctcttataaatttcataaatccttcaaggtccggaggaatttccgttggtggtggcggaaatgaagcttggtcatcaccgcttccaggcgaagcatcatcctccacAGGTTCAGCTAgtatttcttcgtaagcttcgtctacctctggttgtgattcagcaagttcaaaatttcttcttttcgaacggatccaatctctgaaaagtactgattttttcaagctctccctcatagacgctctataatcaccgagttgaagtcttgcttgactgaaagcgctctctgatgccactgttgaagcttgaatagttaaaatatctcgggccatccttgaaagaatcgaaaagtatttttctttgtccttccactattccaaaatattaaaggagccatcgggattcacttcctcaattccctgtgacaaataaatttcaagttcatttagttataaaaaatcactagtactagaaccttgagaacccctgaaccctgcccaagcactaagtgctcttactcccgcagttcttttaaatgattgagaactagaagaagaaggagttggaacatttggtctagcatgatctaatgcaacttgataagcattataaatagtttgaatatttattttaattgaggctattgcgtccggaagtttagacaactcctcatcttcaagtactaaaccattataaacagtttcataccaaaattgaggacctcctaatttcatagtaggatttaacaatgcagcaataccataaatagggggaatagggaaaaaaatattttttaaacttttttctcatggaatcaatagcaagttgataaatttctccaccctctgaaaaatgatcaaacaaatttgcaagttctgcaatataaactaaacagttagaaacagtaggataatattgcccagaaaattcatttgtagcaatatgaaatttttctaaaaaatttacaagtattttaacattagcccaatccgcatttgtaaggtgctcatcatcatcacttacatgagcattaaacgttgagtttatagggtttctatattcatatgcaacaactaaactttcatacatgtaattccatctagttggacaaggtttaggaaactttctttctcttaggccaaattcatcgtatcttttaaaatattctctaagtctacttctacggtttgaataaaaaagtcaattaagagccattttaaccttttcactttcaacatttaaaattcgcataccatcacccacaattaaatgataaatatgacaaatacatctaacataaaaaatgttactaaatacaggacttagtgtagtggtaagcaaggctacaacatttgtgttactagtagcattatctattgaaactgacattattttatcactaatgcaaaaatatctacaaaaatccgcaatcgtgctagaaataaactgccctgtgtgacgtgaattaattattctataagcaataatgcgcttttgcattatccaatgctcatcaatccaatgactagtaacagtaaggtaatcacagtcattaccacttctaccaatatcagttgtaatagtaagacgataatttatatgagtaaataaatagcgcaaatattgttcatattcatatttatatttataaatatcactctttacggttgtgcgaggaaaatctttataaataggattataaacttttctaatataatgcacaaagtcggggttagaagaaaaactatagggtaagcacataacagtaaccatttttgccaattcttcccgatctttttttggatcataatataaaataccaccggtaacagtgttaattcccggttgaaattgatttgacccggtactaaggtcaacCTGACTatgtgcacttgtcccctcaaccaaagctttcatacgaagaTATCTAGcttttatcttgagggtgtagcaatatgtgtctagtcaaactcccccccccccccccccccgacttccaacatattgaaaaactaactctttgccacaagttttacacttagccctatttttttctcttagttgagtaaaaaattaccaaacaagagatgtttctgcccgtttagaaggttgtctagaaaaagtaggggcactaacaggagggtcagacgggggatcatctggattattattagttgggttaacttcaggagcaggactagtgggtgtatcgtcatccggttgcgtttcatcaaaatctatttcttcatcattattttcatcaatagttagattaccataaagagcattcatatattcatagtttaattgttcaccgggtgcaatattatggcaaaattgtctctcggtaaattgtaatcaactattatcgctatcaagaatagaagGTGTAagacgggtaacaggtttgggtcggggagccggagaaaatggaggaggaacagattggccactagattcaccactcttggattttcccttactttactaaacatattttgtaaggaataagccatcttaattaatcaagcaaagtaaataaaaaaaaaaattataatattaaaacttaagagttggaacgagtttaccgaattgacgaacaacttgttggaaattgattatcgttaaagacttcaattcaccaacttcacaagtgtttcacaaattgtaacaataaagtaagcaacagtagcaattatagaagtaaattagagagagattgtgatagattgatgattttgtaagaaaaaatgaaataatgatggggtatttatagttaaaaatagggaaaaagtgtaattataaaaagtttgggattaaaacaaagttgaggggttaaatggctattttataaatagccaacggctatttttgacagcccaacgactaTTGGGGGGGTTaaagggaccgggccggtcccgggccctggcgggctaAACGATCCTGGCCCTAGCGGCCCAAattataggaccggcccacgagaccggaccaggcccgctaaaaccgggcCAAACGATCCTGGCCTATTAGCCCGTTTGGCCCGTGATCCCGGGCCGGTCCCGAGACAAttccgggcctggaccggcccacttgccacccttagtggTTGGTGACAATAAATATTGAATTCTCTTAAAGCAAGAACATTAAGGGAGATATAGCCAACAATACAtgtcaataaatgacatttaagtaaataaagagaatgattcacccaataatggatgAGTAAGACGAATATTTTGCCTGATAATGATGAATGACACATAGATCCAAGATTCACATGAACGGtcctcggatctgatggaaagtGGGAACAATATGAGCAAGAATCTTTGTAAAAAAGTAATCTTTGTGTTTTTACTAGAGAGAAAGTTCtcttctcaaaagtgttcttatcagaaTCAATATTATAtgcccctatcattgtctcttctttctatatatatagGGCATTTTTCCTAGGAAACCCTAATGGTACAAATGCAAGGAATATTcattagaatattctcttttagtACCCTATCTTGACAAATTAGCCGTTACAAGCCTGATCATCAGTGCTCgatctcgacctcgacccttgctGACATCTTGATTAAGATAACTGTCGATATCTTGACCACGGCTCATGTCGGCACCCCGGCCATTGACCTTGCAGCGTCTTGGGCGAGCTCGACCGATAACTTTCTTTAATGCCATATTATGCCAAATATTCCAAAGACGTATTTTGGCCTATACAAGTTTCTCTCTACCAATGGTTACATTCTCTAAGGATTAGCTTAAAACTTAAGTAATTGGATATTAGAGGTATTGAATttaataaattgaaatggagttGGTGCATTGAAATGTTACTACAAACGTACTACTAGACATTAAATACAGTATTAGGTAAAAGTCAATGTTAATACTAGTACGTTTTGGGGTAAAAATATAGACGTGTAGGTTGATTTTGACAATTTGGTATATTTAAAAGTCTCAATTGTCATCAACGTGTCGTTGCCTTACTTGTTAGAACATGTCATAGATAAAGCAAGTCATTCTCAAAGCATActctcgttttttttttttttttatatattattttttatagatTTTAATTGACATTTGTCAATTTACATATTATTCCTATTTTATGCATTGCTTCGAGAGCTCAATTCCATAATGATAAAATTAAATCTTTAAAATGAGTTTTTGAAGGTTAaactaataattaaaaaaaacgtTAAACAAATACCACTCAATTATCACATTTAAAAAAGACTCATATTATACAAATTAAAATTGTACAatgtataaaaaataatttaaaatattcatAAACTAAAATTTACTTGTAGATTACGAAATACGGGAAAAGCTCATTTTAAGCAAAGCAAAGGCATAAGATAGTCTTAAAAAAAGAAATACACGTATCAaaaggtttttatataaataccCAAAGGGGCGATTTGACACTCTATTGTTTCTTCCCCTGGCTTTTGAAAAACTCACAAAGAAGAGAAGGAGCTTTGGAAGCTAGTAGAAAAAAATGGGGAGATCACGGATCTGTAATACATTAGCAATTTTAGCTCTGTTTTTATTCTCTTCAGCGTTTGCAGAAGACGTCGTCGTTTTGACCGAAGAAAACTTCGAGAAGGAGATCGGTCAAGATCGCGCCGCTCTCGTTGAGTTCTACGCCCCTTGGTTCGTACACTTCCTCTGATTCTTTTATTTACCAATTATGTTGCTATATTATGCCTTTCTGATTTAGGACTTGAAATTTCTTTATGGATGCAATGTGTTGTGAATGCTTAATCTGTTAAAAAGGTGTTGATTATGTGATTCGGTAATTAGATCTGTGATAGTTTGATCTAGATTTGAATTGAAATAGCTAAGTTTTAGTTATTTCTTCGTAATATAATAGCTTTGATTAATTTGATAGTTCCGAAGAGTTGTTTTAATTCCCATAGTTCCGTAGAGTTGTTTTAATTCCCATGATCTTAATACGTGTTATATGTAGCTACAAAATGATTTTGTTTCTTGCTTCCTGAAGGTTTTAGATGTTCGAGTTACTAATGATTGGATATAAATATTTGTTGTTTGCTAACACAATTATAGATCCTAAACAAATATCCTAGGACTGTAAATGAGATTGATCTGAGTATAGTGTTATATGAGTTCAAATCATGCTTTGATATATGAGTTTGGTTGGTTTGTAATAATTGAGATGCGCGAGTTTGAAAAGTGTAAGGCTCTTATGCAATGAGATATAATTATAGGCTATGCGGTGGACTAATTGGATTTATATATGGGCAGGTGTGGCCACTGTAAAAAGCTTGCTCCCGAGTATGAAAAGCTTGGTGCAAGTTTCAGGAAGGCGAAATCTATTTTGATCGGAAAGGTTAGTCCTTCTGGATATGAAATTCCCCTCTCAGCTTTTCATTGTGCTAGAATCATATGAAAATGGAGCTCTTTTTGCAGCTGAGACTTTAAAAGTTTTTCCTTCCTTTTTGTGTTTATTCCTAAttgtataatatttctatttCCTTGAAGAAATTGGCAAATGGTCCTATGTTTGCCACACTTGCATTTTACTTTGTggagaattttagttttttaactAAGGAGGCAGTTGTGATTTGTGCCTGATTCCAGTTGATTATCTTGGTTTTATCTGATGCGAATGTAGTGAAGcaagcaaagaaaagaaaaagaaaaaaaaatgatctGTATACCTGTTTGGCTGTTTCACCCACCCATAAGAGAAGGTTATGTTGATTGGTTTCACGTGGTGGTGTAGTTTAGGGAAAATTTCGTTGGATAGTGATTATTTGGCGAAGCAAATTTATACTTTGAATGTCATTCAAGTTTAGTCGGATGGAACACTGGGTTCATTTATTTCTTTACCTGTATTAGCAATGGGAATTTTGATTTGTAAGTCAATATTCTAAAGAATGCCTTTCACCTAATTTGGTggatttttttcttctcttttattaTAAGCTGTATACTGATGAATAATATACGGGACGACAATCTGATGGCTCAGTGTAGCTACAGCAATTAGGTAACAGTTTATCAGTTCATTTTATTTTTTGCAACATATCATTGGGTAGAAGTTGAGCTGAGAATACCTGGTAACTATTTTTTTGATGGAAAAAATGTAAGAGAATACCTGGTAACTATTGATTATCTTCTATAAAACATCTTCAGCTTGTTTGCCAGCTTCTTCATTTCTCTGAGGTAATTTAAAAAGCCAATCATGATGAAAATGACATTTTCaatatagttttgttcgttgttTTTTTGTTTAGTTTGGACACATATTTAATCGCTTTtgagttagttttttttttcttttttaatttatgtTTTGCCAAGTTCGTAACGGAAAACTGATAGTTTCTAGAAACAATATTCTGTAGGTTGATTGTGATGAACATAAGAGCGTTTGCAGCAAATATGGGGTTCAAGGGTACCCCACTATCCAATGGTTTCCAAAGGGATCACTGGAGCCAAAAAAGTATGTTTATAAAATTTGGTTTCCGAATCAGCTTTGGATGAGTTTTTGATTGCTTTGTTCTTTGTGATTTTTTTGTCCTACTTAAAATTTTCCTTATCGCAGATATGAAGGTGGACGAACTGCTGAAGCCCTTGCCGAGTTTGTGAACAGTGAAGGAGGTATTAAACTTGCCTTTGCAACCTTAGTTTATACCTCTTGAATGAGTTAGAGGATTGTGTATGTAAGTCTGTGGTGATTTTTGCTCTGTTTAATTACCTCAGGGGTTTGTTCATCATTTCCTCCCTATTTAGGCTCCAATTTCAGGATATAATATGCCACTACTTATGTTGACGTTTCTGTCATGGATCTATCTGAGCTTGTTTTTAGGTTCCAATCCTCGTTTATTTCTGTTTTTTCCCGTTCTGTTAAGGACACTTATCTATGAATGGTACGGCAAGTAGTATACAGTAGTGTTTCTTCTTAGTACCTGCTACTTGTAAAGCATAACGTTTCAGGTTATCAATCGATTTTACTTGTCGATGATGATGAGGAATTATACTAGACATGAGGCATTGATGATTATGTTATTTCTTTAATTTTAGAAAACATGGTAGAGACATATATTTCCAGACGTTCCAAAATATGCAGTTCTGACACTTTATTATCCGATTTTAGGGACTAATGTGAAGATTGCCTCGACCCCGTCAAGCGTAGTGGTGCTATCTCCAGATAACTTTGATGAAATTGTGCTGGATGAGACCAAGGATGTATTAGTTGAATTTTATGCACCATGGTAAAAGTTTATGATTATCTGCTTCGGAATAAGTAAATTTTAAACAAAATAAGGTGCTGGGAATTCAATATAGCTAGTTCTGAGTCTAGTGTGCCAAGGATCATCTTTCTCCATCTGCATCTCTGATTTATGCTTTACTTTGTGTAGGTGTGGTCATTGCAAAAGCCTTGCTCCTGTAAGTGCATTACTGTCTTATTTTGAAACTTCTGAGAACCGAGTACGTGAAGAGATCTGAATTCCTATCTCTTTATGAATGCAGATTTATGAAAAGGTAGCTACATCGTTCAAACAAGAGGAAGATGTGGTTATTGCCAATCTTGACGCCGATAAGCATAGGGATCTAGGAGAGAAGTAAGTTTTCTACTTGATAATGTCACAGGAGGCGTATTTTCACTCCTTAAAATGCTTACCAACTCTAGCATATCGAAATGTCAAATTAGCCATCAGATAGATGTGCTTGCTTTCTCTGCATTATTGTCTTGGCATGACTCCTCCTATCATTtcatcccccctcccccccccccccccccaagcgtGTTTGTGTATGTATGAACTTAAAGAATAACTTCATGAAGTTACCATCATCTGCTAATTCTTCAAGATACTCCAACTACCTGGTCCATTATTATTTTTTTCGATGAAACAACACAATGTAAAATATAATCATAGCCATCCTGCTTATCCCAAAAAGGAGTATATTGGAGATGCGACAATGTAATGCTTATTTTTTAGGGCGATTTAGATGATAGACAAAATATGTGAGGAAAGATGAGTTGTGTAGAGTCTCCGGCAGCATCTGGCTTGTGAAAAAAATATGGCTGCCAATAGCAACTTCAAGCATTTCTTTAGCTATATTACATCTAGTAGTCTAGTTAACTTCCAAAAAGTGAGAACATGAAGGAATATAAAGGGAGACAGAGGTGAGACAAAGTCAttgcattttttcttttttccttaaaAGGGTTCTTTGGTCCATTCATCGTTTAT contains:
- the LOC104090353 gene encoding probable protein disulfide-isomerase A6 codes for the protein MGRSRICNTLAILALFLFSSAFAEDVVVLTEENFEKEIGQDRAALVEFYAPWCGHCKKLAPEYEKLGASFRKAKSILIGKVDCDEHKSVCSKYGVQGYPTIQWFPKGSLEPKKYEGGRTAEALAEFVNSEGGTNVKIASTPSSVVVLSPDNFDEIVLDETKDVLVEFYAPWCGHCKSLAPIYEKVATSFKQEEDVVIANLDADKHRDLGEKYGVSGFPTLKFFPKGNKAGEDYDGGRDLDDFVNFINEKSGTSRDSKGQFTSKAGIVESLDTLVKEFVSATNEEKKAVFSKMEDEAGKLNGSAARYGKIYLKAAKSSMEKGADYAKNEIQRLERMLAKSISPAKSDEFTLKKNILATFA